In Anopheles arabiensis isolate DONGOLA chromosome 2, AaraD3, whole genome shotgun sequence, the genomic window ACCAGGAAGCGCCACAGCAGACACCGCGAACACCGGGCCGCGAATCGCCAAAGACAGCGAACAGCAACAGTGTGACAGCAAGCAATAGCGATAGCAATCGGCAGAACCATCAGTCCTCGTCGGCGTACGGTATGCTGGACCGCATCTACAGCGACTCGGACGAGGAGCGGGAGTACCAGGAGAAGCGGCGGCGCAAGGCCGAATGCCTGCAGCAGATCGACAAGGAGTGCATGGAGGAGTGGGAACGGATGGCAGTGGAGATAGGGGCCCGCAAGGAAAGGGACGCCGGGCTCGCCAGAGGCAAAACGTTGGCGTCGCTTGACAGTAAGAAGGCATTCGCCAGCGGGGGCAAAATGTCGAGCCTGGATGAGCCGCTTACTCCGAATCTTACCCAGCCGCCACCCACTCCGGGTGCGGGATTGGGCGAGCTGCGCAAGCATCCACTGAATTCGTTGTTCCCCGGTAGCACCACCGATGGGGAGGGTGCGGATCAGAAAGAAGGTGGCGCGAAGGACCAGGCGACGAGCTTACCATCGACGAGtgcgaagaaaaggaagagtggtggtgctgctgctgttggtagACCGCCGAAAGGGGCCGCTCGCAAGGGAGGAGTGAAGGAAGAGCTGAACGGGTCGGAACCATTGCCAGTAGCGCAGGGAGAAAGCACAGCAACGACCACGGTACGGACGGCCCTGGTTTCGAGCTCATCGGATGACTTCTTCATGCCTGGCGATGAGAGCGTACGACGGGCGGCCAAGGCCTCGCCAGCCTCCTCGGACGGTGGCTCGAGCCAGGCTAGCCAGGTGGCGCTCGACCACTGCTACTCGTTACCTCCGTCCGCCtcgccatcgtcgtcatcgccCCAGCAGCAGTCCGACTCGTCGACGACGgccaccaacagcacacacacgaacaagTATGCACCCACGTCTAAACACGTGCTCGCTCACGACCATGGCTACACCAACAGCAACGATGGTGGTGAACAGCAGCCGGTCGCTCCCAACAGCACCAGTACGCTTCCTCCGTTGGGTTCGGATGCGGCGAGTAACGCCACGACGGTGGTCACGACCGTCACACCACAACCGGCGGGCAGTGACCACCCGAGTGCGGATGGTGGCAGTGCGACGATGAAATCACCCATCCCAGCCAAGCAGAAGAGCCTCGAGCGCAAACAACGGCAATCGCTCTCCTTTTCCGATTACGATCCGGACACggcaatgcagcagcagcaggtggaACGGTTCGTGCCCGTGCCGAAGTATCGGCCACGCGAGCTGGCCACCGAGATGGGCATTCTGTTCGACTTCCTGACGCGCGGCGTCGATGCCGAGGATGTGCGCTACATCCGGCAGAGCTACGACATGCTGCTGATGGACGACGCGAGCAGCTATTGGCTGAACGCGACGCACTGGGTCGATCACTGTGCGACGGATCGTAACTTTGAGCCGGCGCTGCTCGCACCGCCCCCGTCCAAGCGCCGCAAGAAGGACAAGGGTGGCGCGGGCGGCAGCTCGCTGGCCGACATCAAGCTGCACCGGACGGGTTGCGCCCGGACGGAGGGCTACTACAAGATCGATCCGCGCGAAAAGGCCAAGTACAAGTACCACCATCTGAAGGGTACGGTGGCCGCGAACCACCTCACCAACCTCGAGCTGGCCAAGGCGGTTGCCAAGATGCAGGGCATCTCGCGCGAGGCCCGCTCGAACCAGCGCCGGCTGCTGAACGCGTTCGGGGCGAGCACCGAGTCGGAGCTGCTCAAGTTTAACCAGCTCAAGTTCCGCAAGAAGCAGCTCAAGTTTGCCAAATCGGCCATCCACGACTGGGGCCTGTTCGCGATGGAACCGATCGCGGCGGACGAGATGGTGATCGAGTACGTCGGGCAGATGGTGCGGCCGTCGGTGGCGGATCTGCGCGAAACCAAGTACGAAGCGATCGGCATCGGCAGCTCCTACCTGTTCCGGATCGACATGGAAACGATCATCGATGCGACCAAGTGCGGCAACTTGGCCCGATTCATTAACCATAGTTGCAatgtaagtgtgtttgtgcttcgtTTTTCCTCTCCGCCGTTAGCtctgattgattgattaatgCCCGTTGTATGCTCGTCTGGTTGCTTTCTCCTTCATTTTAGCCCAACTGTTACGCTAAAGTGATTACGATCGAGTCGGAGAAAAAGATCGTCATCTACTCGAAGCAACCGATCGGGGTGAACGAGGAGATTACGTACGACTACAAGTTCCCGCTCGAGGACGAGAAGATCCCTTGCTTGTGCGGTGCGCCCGGTTGCCGCGGTACACTCAACTAAACGCAAACACGCTTCAAACGATCGTGCGCAACGGCCGATGTGTCTGCCCCGGCATCCGGAGGAGAGAGCAGTAGCGGCAATACTGTCCATTGCCCAATTTATGTACATTTTTGTAGCtgtatatatatctatatttACGTTTTCATTAGGCGCAAATGCTCAACAGATCAAAACACTGGTCCCGTATCTGTGCGGCGGAACCGTCTGCATCTGCACATTAGTTGACCGCTACACAGCTAGCCAGCCCGCCAGCCCGCCAGTCATCAGTCCCTCACACCCACTCACACAAGAGACAGGACAGGATGAGACCGTTTTGTTCTCTTTCCGTCATACGTTAGGCACACTCGGGTGTCGGTCGTATCGTAATGCAAGAACGTGACACTACAAAAAATACCAACAGGAAAGTGAATGtgaactcttttttttgtagctaGTTTTACTGTTGCGTTCCGTTCTATTCCCCTCCCTCCTcgttgaatgtgttttttacaACGTTTTCTAGTTTGTTTTCGAAATCATATGTGCATTCAGGAAGATTCCCTTTTCAGTGAGAACGTTTGCCGGGAAGGCTGCTTCAATCGTGTTTGAAAGGAACGAGTAATCAGTGCGAACTAAGAAACTATGTGTTGTGGAATCTAAATCTAAAACACCCTCGGCTGGAGATACTACGCATAACTAAACCAGGAGATTTAATCTTGATCATACATAGCTTAGgtaataaaaaggaaaaaatcgtACGATTAGTAAAATATTATCAAAACTCTAACAAAGgtgtagaagaaaaacaacgctTAAACACATCTCTCACACACGCGGCAACGCAGGACGAAAGAGAACACGCAACTACTGGGGCAGTTGAGAAAGTGGATGAATTGATGCTTCGAACAATACGTGCACACGTTGTGTAAATCAATGATACTTTATTTGCTTCATTAATACGCGACGCTTGGGATGCGAGCATTTTAAAcagaaaacacatacacacgcgcaaaCACATTGGGGGAGGGTGGGGGAGATACATACAGAGAATGATCCCCACCGGTCAAACATTTGGCTACATGGTGCCCATCCTCTGGGATTTTCTCGATTTCTCTCGGACTCCATCagcgcatcacacacacacacacacaaacctcaCCCTCCACGCTTGGGGCCAGCGCACATCAACGTCGCGACGATGGAAAGTACAAACTTGTCCCGCATGTAGCCCCCGGGGCGGGTTTTCACGACGAATACTGCATGTCCAGCTGGGATTGGGCTATATCACTGAGCGCGGCCTGAATTttctccagcagcagctcgcccTTGCGCACGATCTCTTCCAGCTTTTCGGCCGACTCCTTGTTCTCCGCCTCGAGCCGCTGCAGCGACTGGACCTGCAGCTCGATCGAGCTTTCCTCGCTCGGCAGAGATTCGATCAGCGTGTCGATGTCTTTGGCGCATCGGGAGATCAGGGTGGAAAATAGTTGAGGGAAgtcctcctgctgctgctgctgttgctgctgctgtggtagctgttgctgctggtgtacCTGCTGCTGAGGCGTTTGGGATCCGGTACGCTCAAAACCGGCAAACTTGCTCGGAACCGAGCACTGCTGTAGGATACCGATGCTGTTACAAAAGTGTTCCGCTTGCTGGTTTGAAacaggaaagagagagagagcgagagtgatGCTATTGTGTTGTGTGGGTTGAAGAAGCTGGGTCCCGTCCCGTTTCCTACCTGGTTTACCGTGTCCTGTAGCTGAGTGAGTCGGTCAGCCATCGCTTCGAAGACTATTGAATAATCCAGCTTTCCGACAATTTTGAAGTaaagaaaaaggggaaaagaaaaaaaccaaagaaagcaaacaaccTAACGCTAACGGGTGGTGCACCAACAGCCCCTGTGGTAGGTTTGATCCGGTTGGTTGGGGAAGAAAGTGAAGGACCAAACGGAACTATGAGCCGCGGTGCCTTGTGACGGATGGACGCACACACAGCTCAACCAGCAGGCCAGCAGGGGTAACGAATAATGCTACTGCTTTTGCTAAGCACCGTCGATGCTCGGTATCCGGGACGCGGCTTGGTGGCAGACAGGCGACAGTCTCTCAAGCGCACCGAACCTTGGCCTCTACGGTGCAACAGTGCGGCTGGTTCCCGACACTCGGTGACGTGCGGCTTCTCCGGGGGTCTGCCGGGAAAACGGGTCGGCGTGATTTGTTGACCGAAATCGTTGATTTTCGTGACTTTTTTCCGATGGACAAACAACAAAGGTACAACCGATCGGTATCAGGccgcgtttgttttgttttctttttcgctcgCCCTCTGCGATCCCTCCCCCCTCAGCTGACAGACTGATTAGCTTGCTGTCAGTCAGGAAATTTCGTGCAGGAACAGGGAAAAATTTCGATTGAGAAGTTTTGTATCgatttgcattattttataCATGGTAAATTATGCGAAAAGTAGCCTCCAAGTATAAAGATTAATGCGTTTATTGTTTATCTCTGTCTGATTCAAACCAAGTATGTATACACCTTGGTTATGCGCGAttccatttttcgagcagctgaCAACCATCCTAAACTGCTCGAGTCCGCCATCGTTCAAAATGTAACCGAAAATGCGCTTCTTTCAGTTGTCAGCGACGGtttcaaaaacaaattcagcaGCCAAACGAACGCACTGCGTCGCGGACGCAAAGGGTGAACGAAAAGtgttccaaaacaaaacaaaaattaccgTGAAAGCTTGCAAAATATCTCTTCCGTAACGAAAAAGCAGCTGCCAGAGAACGCGTATCGGGTTGAACCAGCTGCCCCAGGATGGACTCCAGAATTCCCAAACCTTCGTTCCTGAAGAAACCTACCGGCCCGTTAAGCCTGCCGGGCAATGCTCGTCTGCCGTTGACCAGAGACTTGCTCAACTTACCGTCCGCAAATTCGACAATGTTCGCCAAGATGCGTATGCCCTCGCCGGATAAGAGAAGCGAGAGTGGCGCGATGGTGAATCGTGCCAAGCTGCGCCGCAGCCGCTCGGCCATGGATCTGAACAGGCCGGACTTTCATCGGCCCAAGTACACGTCTACCCTGGCACCTGTAGCGTCACGGGCGGGCGGAAACATCAATGCCAGTACGGTCGCGATGATGGTGAGCAGCGATTTGGTGAAACCGGTACAGACCAGCTCGAACGGGTCACGGGTGCACCATCTGCGAAGGAGCCGCTCGGCCTGCGACATTGCGATGGCGTCGAACGTATCTTGCTCTACAACTTCATCGTCGGCGAGCGGGATGTCATCGCTGGCAGGGTTCAAGCGACAGCCGCTACCAGCTGCCCATACAAACTCTCGCACTGCCGTGCCGCCGGCCAAGGTATCCAAAATGACCACCACGAGCACTACAATGCCACCGAGAGGAGCGGCTGCAGTTTCCAAACCGGTGACACACAGGGCAGCCGTCGCTGCTTCATCGGTTGCCACCGCTACGGCCAGAAAGGTTGCTCCGCCAATCAAAAGCGCGGTAGGCGCTAAAGTGGGCAGCAGTGCAAAATTAAACGGATCGGACGCATCGAAAACGAGCGGAGTAGGCGCAAAGACGGCAGCGAAAACGATGAACAAGCGCATCCCACCGTACGACTATAAGGCCCGGTTTGCAAACCTTACCGAAAAGCACAAAGCGCTGATGGAGAAGCACGAAAAGCTGCAGGAGGAACACGCCAGCCGGGAGTCGCTGCAGGAGCTGTACGACGAATGCACCCGCGAGCTGGAACTGCTGAAAGCGGAACACGCACAGCTGAAGGCAGAGCTGGAAACGATTCGTCAGTGCAACGATGAGCTAagccaaaccaaccaaacgcTCTCGGCCTCCCTCGATCGCACGGAGTCGGAATTGAACAAGCTGCGGGAAAAGTACACCGTGACCGATCGGGAAAATGTGACCCTGCGCATGCAGCTGAAGGAGCTCCAGGAGCGGGCCGCTTTCCTGGAGAAGGAAAACCTCACACTGCAGGATGCGAACCAGCGCAACACGGAGCTGCTCTTTCACGCCAACATCGAGCGGAAGGATCTGCACAACATGGTGATGGATCTGCGCGGTAACATTCGCGT contains:
- the LOC120895361 gene encoding mediator of RNA polymerase II transcription subunit 21; its protein translation is MADRLTQLQDTVNQQAEHFCNSIGILQQCSVPSKFAGFERTGSQTPQQQVHQQQQLPQQQQQQQQQEDFPQLFSTLISRCAKDIDTLIESLPSEESSIELQVQSLQRLEAENKESAEKLEEIVRKGELLLEKIQAALSDIAQSQLDMQYSS
- the LOC120895359 gene encoding protein claret segregational; this encodes MDSRIPKPSFLKKPTGPLSLPGNARLPLTRDLLNLPSANSTMFAKMRMPSPDKRSESGAMVNRAKLRRSRSAMDLNRPDFHRPKYTSTLAPVASRAGGNINASTVAMMVSSDLVKPVQTSSNGSRVHHLRRSRSACDIAMASNVSCSTTSSSASGMSSLAGFKRQPLPAAHTNSRTAVPPAKVSKMTTTSTTMPPRGAAAVSKPVTHRAAVAASSVATATARKVAPPIKSAVGAKVGSSAKLNGSDASKTSGVGAKTAAKTMNKRIPPYDYKARFANLTEKHKALMEKHEKLQEEHASRESLQELYDECTRELELLKAEHAQLKAELETIRQCNDELSQTNQTLSASLDRTESELNKLREKYTVTDRENVTLRMQLKELQERAAFLEKENLTLQDANQRNTELLFHANIERKDLHNMVMDLRGNIRVFCRVRPPLPSEEHRIECGWKYLDEQSIELIAMDGSNKRMDFSFDHVFHPRTTQQDIFDNVSPLIQSALDGYNVCIFAYGQTGSGKTYTMDGVQDSLGVIPRTVDLIFNAVKDYRRFGWEYEIRVTFLEIYNEILYDLLDTSGTTKDLEIRMANAKNKTEVYVSNIIEETVDTTARLHQLMNIAKLNRATAATAGNERSSRSHAVTKITLIGTHQEKCETCIGSVNLVDLAGSESPKTSTRMDETKNINRSLSELSNVILALVQRNEHIPYRNSKLTHLLMPSLGGNSKTLMFVNVAPFQDCFTETVKSLRFASQVNSCKLQKVKKNKVLSGNGVV